From the genome of Fusobacterium varium, one region includes:
- a CDS encoding H+/gluconate symporter and related permeases — protein sequence MIFGLPALIGFLPLVIYLYLAFKGKNLLSTVIICVLVGAVLTGQTPVSLSNEIANGLKSFLGLIGFIIMMGAGLGEVLTETKVARNLVEILIKKVGIKSQNQAIIVTMGTSTLLVSLLGTLAGANAMIAPILIPIVASFGLTPNALAVILHGAGACGLFLGPFVPPVITLMGITGLTYGAYLANVGIPVTILVLITTYYTGKKVQKQYEGIEVYSAEDMDRDEEFRSTPEIDKATMVFAIVMIGMLAYGIYAKAGAAYAIVVMLAVAFTTGLTAGRSMMDIIGSLTKGATRMFWLFFMFVLYDPFLKFVTMTGAFTTLGDMLKPLIEVSGDIGFIIISTLVGIFGVSGAAVAQSVVLNDLFKNIVADINLPMTIWGTVLLIGSQITSFAYPTGDMIGQMGLARSKDLKSMIRNGISITIVMIIYVIVRAVIYSI from the coding sequence ATGATATTTGGGTTACCAGCATTAATAGGTTTTTTACCTCTAGTTATCTATTTGTATCTTGCATTTAAGGGGAAAAATCTACTTTCTACAGTTATCATTTGCGTTTTAGTAGGAGCAGTTTTAACTGGACAGACTCCAGTAAGTTTATCCAATGAAATAGCAAATGGATTGAAATCATTTTTAGGTCTTATTGGATTCATCATAATGATGGGAGCAGGATTGGGGGAAGTTCTTACAGAAACAAAGGTTGCTAGAAATCTAGTAGAAATACTAATAAAAAAAGTAGGAATAAAAAGCCAGAATCAAGCTATAATAGTTACAATGGGGACTTCAACTTTGCTAGTTTCTCTTTTAGGAACATTAGCAGGAGCAAATGCTATGATAGCTCCAATTTTGATACCAATAGTTGCAAGTTTTGGATTGACACCTAATGCATTGGCAGTTATTCTTCATGGTGCTGGTGCATGTGGATTATTTTTAGGTCCATTTGTTCCTCCAGTGATTACATTGATGGGAATAACAGGACTTACATATGGGGCATATCTGGCTAATGTAGGTATACCAGTAACTATTCTTGTACTTATAACTACTTATTACACTGGAAAAAAAGTGCAGAAACAGTATGAAGGAATTGAAGTATATTCAGCAGAAGACATGGATAGAGATGAAGAATTTAGGTCTACACCTGAAATAGATAAGGCAACAATGGTATTTGCCATAGTAATGATAGGAATGCTGGCATATGGTATATATGCAAAAGCAGGAGCAGCATATGCAATTGTAGTTATGCTTGCAGTAGCTTTTACAACAGGATTAACAGCAGGAAGAAGTATGATGGATATTATTGGAAGCTTGACAAAAGGGGCAACAAGAATGTTCTGGCTGTTCTTCATGTTTGTATTGTATGATCCATTCTTAAAATTTGTAACAATGACAGGAGCATTTACTACACTTGGAGATATGTTAAAGCCATTAATAGAAGTAAGTGGAGATATAGGATTTATAATAATAAGTACACTTGTAGGAATATTTGGAGTATCAGGAGCAGCAGTAGCACAATCAGTTGTACTAAATGACTTATTTAAAAATATAGTTGCTGATATAAATCTACCTATGACCATATGGGGAACTGTGCTTTTAATAGGTTCACAAATAACATCTTTTGCTTATCCAACTGGAGATATGATAGGACAAATGGGACTGGCACGTTCAAAAGATTTAAAAAGTATGATAAGAAATGGAATATCAATAACTATAGTAATGATAATATATGTAATAGTAAGAGCAGTTATTTATTCAATTTAA
- a CDS encoding Uncharacterized conserved protein: MNKILAKEYSISDILNKKKYFVDDYQREYRWGKRNIDDLLNDLWSKFNDSFTIGDEVEIVKTYNSYFLGSILISEKDNNSYLVDGQQRLTSLSLIIIYLYIHLKEWGLLEEIDDFGQLIYSLSYGKKTFNIQVPDREKCMEALFNNQYKEFTNASENTSSFNLLERYRDIEEFFQDIGLSPENILHFSYWLKDNVFLVSITTSSDDEAYTIFETMNDRGLSLDSTEMLKGYLIANVSENNRSRLNEIWKDIIIKLKSIGKEEDSIFFKNWIRAKYANSSRAKKANGGYTSEDFERVGNAYHKWIKENRNKVGLRCKEDFENFIEMNLKKYSEVYLRIKELETKLDLDFKEVYCNANQDFTLQSMLILSAIELSDSNEIIDKKIKMVSTFIDIFIVRSIVNYKLLGYSGVVYRIFNYVKKIRENSKDLNTLRECLTDLLDNLSDKFEGLMEYHLNKQNRRRIHYFLARITSYVEEASGHSSKIDSYLNKAKGKDYEIEHIIASNFKDYSDSFDSEEDFQVTRSSIGNLVLLQNGTNQSLGDKHFREKKIRYKGENLLLQSLCEETYISNPNFTNFIKNNNLNFHSVEDFNKKEVKERTELYCKLAEKIWNTNNL; encoded by the coding sequence ATGAACAAAATTTTAGCTAAAGAATATAGTATTAGTGATATTTTAAATAAAAAGAAATATTTTGTAGATGATTATCAAAGAGAATATAGATGGGGAAAAAGAAACATAGATGATTTATTAAATGATTTATGGAGTAAATTTAATGATAGTTTTACAATTGGTGATGAAGTTGAAATAGTAAAAACATATAATTCATATTTTCTAGGTTCTATTTTAATCAGTGAGAAAGATAATAATTCTTATTTAGTTGATGGGCAGCAAAGACTTACATCTTTATCATTGATTATAATATATCTATATATCCATTTGAAAGAATGGGGATTGCTGGAAGAAATAGATGATTTTGGACAATTGATTTATTCTTTGAGTTATGGTAAAAAAACTTTTAATATTCAAGTTCCAGATAGAGAAAAATGTATGGAAGCTTTATTTAATAATCAGTATAAAGAATTTACAAATGCTTCTGAAAATACTTCTAGTTTCAATCTTTTAGAAAGATATAGAGATATAGAAGAATTTTTTCAGGATATTGGATTGTCACCAGAGAATATATTGCATTTTTCTTATTGGTTAAAAGATAATGTATTTTTAGTCAGTATAACTACTTCATCTGATGATGAGGCTTATACTATATTTGAAACTATGAATGATAGAGGACTTAGCCTTGATAGTACAGAAATGCTAAAAGGATATCTTATTGCTAATGTTTCTGAAAATAACAGAAGTAGGCTAAATGAGATTTGGAAAGATATTATTATAAAACTAAAAAGTATAGGGAAAGAAGAAGATAGCATATTTTTTAAAAACTGGATAAGAGCAAAATATGCAAATAGTTCTAGAGCAAAAAAAGCAAATGGAGGGTATACTTCTGAAGATTTTGAAAGAGTTGGAAATGCCTATCATAAATGGATTAAAGAAAATAGAAATAAAGTGGGACTAAGATGCAAAGAAGATTTTGAAAACTTTATAGAGATGAACTTAAAAAAATATAGTGAAGTATATTTAAGAATAAAAGAATTGGAAACAAAATTGGATTTAGATTTTAAAGAAGTTTATTGTAATGCAAATCAGGATTTTACACTTCAATCTATGCTTATTTTATCAGCTATTGAGTTATCAGATTCTAATGAGATTATAGATAAAAAAATAAAGATGGTTTCTACTTTTATAGATATTTTTATAGTAAGAAGTATTGTGAACTATAAACTTTTAGGATATTCAGGAGTAGTATATAGAATTTTTAATTATGTCAAAAAAATTCGTGAAAATTCAAAAGATTTAAATACTTTAAGAGAATGTTTGACAGATCTTTTAGACAATTTATCAGATAAATTTGAAGGACTAATGGAATATCATTTAAATAAGCAAAATAGAAGAAGAATACATTATTTCTTGGCTAGAATAACTTCTTATGTTGAGGAAGCAAGTGGACATTCTTCAAAAATTGATTCATACTTGAATAAAGCAAAGGGAAAAGATTATGAAATTGAACATATAATAGCTAGTAATTTTAAGGATTATTCAGACTCCTTTGATTCAGAAGAAGATTTTCAAGTGACAAGAAGTTCAATAGGAAATTTAGTATTGTTGCAAAATGGAACTAATCAAAGTTTAGGAGATAAACATTTTAGAGAGAAAAAAATAAGATATAAAGGTGAAAATTTGCTGCTTCAATCGTTATGTGAAGAAACATATATTTCAAACCCTAATTTCACAAATTTCATAAAAAATAATAATTTAAATTTTCATTCAGTAGAAGACTTCAATAAAAAAGAAGTAAAAGAAAGAACTGAACTATATTGCAAGTTAGCTGAAAAAATATGGAATACAAATAATTTATAA
- a CDS encoding EcoKI restriction-modification system protein HsdS produces MTGSVGFRRVPTEFLKEYMFPLPPLEEQKEIVRILDEILEKESKIKELVELEEAIELLEKSILDKAFRGKLGTQNKDDEPAIELLKKIL; encoded by the coding sequence ATGACAGGAAGTGTAGGTTTTAGAAGAGTTCCTACAGAATTTTTAAAAGAATATATGTTTCCTCTTCCTCCATTAGAAGAACAAAAGGAAATTGTAAGAATATTAGATGAAATATTAGAAAAAGAAAGTAAAATAAAAGAGCTTGTAGAATTGGAAGAAGCAATAGAGTTACTTGAAAAATCTATTTTAGATAAAGCTTTTAGAGGAAAATTAGGAACTCAAAATAAAGATGATGAACCTGCAATAGAACTTTTAAAAAAAATATTATAA
- a CDS encoding type I restriction enzyme EcoKI subunit R, giving the protein MDLLTTGIDVPKICNLVFLRKVRSRILYEQMIGRATRLCEEINKEYFKIYDAVDIYSDLKDYTDMKPVVADPKINLKKLLGDLDKIDGNDKNIGYLLDEVIGRIQRKKNRIKKAGSDHLKTFSGYMRGEEISDIDEYIDYLKNTPKEKIYETLMKEKKFLLHLDGLKIAEKEKVIYEHTDEIKYIKQDFGKAERPEDYLEGFRKYILNSSDKIEAIKILKNHLRISKKQI; this is encoded by the coding sequence GTGGATCTTTTAACTACAGGAATAGATGTTCCTAAAATTTGTAATCTTGTATTTTTAAGAAAAGTAAGAAGTAGAATTCTATATGAGCAAATGATAGGAAGAGCTACAAGATTATGTGAAGAAATAAATAAGGAATATTTTAAAATTTATGATGCAGTTGATATTTACTCAGATTTAAAAGATTATACAGATATGAAACCAGTTGTGGCAGATCCTAAAATAAACTTGAAAAAACTCCTTGGGGATTTGGATAAAATTGATGGAAATGATAAAAATATAGGATATCTTTTAGATGAGGTAATAGGAAGAATTCAAAGGAAAAAAAATAGAATAAAAAAAGCTGGTTCAGATCACTTAAAAACTTTTTCTGGCTATATGAGAGGAGAAGAAATATCTGATATTGATGAGTATATAGATTATCTGAAGAATACTCCTAAAGAAAAAATATATGAAACATTGATGAAAGAAAAAAAATTCCTCTTACACTTAGATGGGTTAAAAATAGCAGAAAAAGAAAAAGTAATTTATGAACATACAGACGAAATAAAATATATTAAACAAGATTTTGGAAAAGCGGAGAGACCAGAAGACTATTTGGAAGGTTTTAGAAAATATATTTTAAATTCTTCAGATAAGATAGAAGCAATTAAAATTTTAAAAAATCACCTCAGGATTTCAAAAAAACAGATTTAG
- the hsdS gene encoding Type I restriction enzyme EcoKI specificity protein has product MAKTKGLTFEEKLKEALIPKEEQPYEIPENWEWVKLGKVNNVITGSTPSKANEKYWENKNIFFVKPSDLYQKRNLKSSEEYIDERARDNVRILPKYSTLICCIGSIGKVAYSEVEVSTNQQINSLVPKKEIIFSLYNYYVANSNFFQSQMLNSAVATTIAILNKTNTENLRFPLPPLEEQKRIVEKLDSMFEKINRAKELIQEAKENIENRKESILNKAFRGELTVEWRKNNQTEDAIELLKSINDEKIKNWEQECVEAEKNGKKKPSKPKIEDIQNMIISKEEEPYEIPSKWKWVKLEYIIEINPKKKMLNIDENEKISFLPMRSISDITGEISNIEYESYSKLKKGYTQFLENDILFAKITPCMENGKCVIAKI; this is encoded by the coding sequence ATGGCTAAAACAAAAGGATTAACTTTTGAAGAAAAACTCAAAGAGGCTCTTATTCCAAAAGAGGAACAGCCATATGAGATACCTGAGAATTGGGAGTGGGTAAAACTTGGAAAGGTAAATAATGTAATTACAGGGAGTACACCATCTAAAGCAAATGAAAAATATTGGGAAAATAAAAATATTTTTTTTGTTAAGCCAAGTGATTTATATCAAAAAAGAAATTTAAAAAGTTCAGAAGAATATATTGATGAAAGAGCTAGAGATAATGTTAGAATTTTACCTAAATATTCAACACTTATTTGTTGCATAGGAAGTATTGGAAAAGTAGCATATTCAGAAGTTGAAGTATCTACTAATCAACAAATAAATAGTTTAGTACCTAAAAAAGAAATAATTTTTTCATTATATAATTATTATGTTGCTAATTCTAATTTTTTTCAATCGCAAATGTTAAATTCAGCTGTAGCTACTACAATAGCAATATTGAATAAAACAAATACAGAAAATTTAAGATTTCCTTTACCTCCATTGGAAGAACAAAAAAGAATAGTAGAAAAATTAGATTCTATGTTTGAAAAAATAAATAGAGCAAAAGAGTTGATACAAGAGGCAAAGGAAAATATTGAAAACAGAAAAGAATCCATTTTAAACAAAGCGTTTAGGGGAGAATTAACTGTTGAATGGAGAAAAAATAATCAAACTGAAGATGCAATAGAACTTTTAAAAAGTATTAATGATGAGAAAATAAAAAATTGGGAACAAGAATGTGTTGAAGCTGAAAAAAATGGAAAGAAAAAGCCAAGTAAACCTAAAATTGAAGATATACAAAATATGATAATTTCTAAAGAAGAAGAACCATATGAGATACCAAGTAAATGGAAATGGGTAAAATTAGAATATATTATTGAAATAAATCCTAAGAAAAAAATGTTAAATATTGATGAGAATGAAAAAATATCATTTTTACCAATGAGATCTATTTCAGATATAACAGGAGAAATATCAAATATTGAATATGAAAGTTATTCTAAATTAAAAAAAGGATATACACAATTTTTAGAGAATGATATTCTTTTCGCTAAAATAACACCTTGTATGGAAAATGGGAAATGTGTTATAGCTAAAATTTAA
- a CDS encoding type I restriction enzyme EcoKI subunit R, whose amino-acid sequence MLTFIKNAIYGSPIIDREEKINDVMIKIKRLKNWSPKQKTILERIESLLRSDGYLTKEDFEGGILKETYGGYSKVDKNLEGMLDEILNVISKEIILN is encoded by the coding sequence ATGCTGACTTTTATTAAAAATGCAATTTATGGATCTCCTATTATAGACAGAGAAGAAAAAATAAATGATGTTATGATTAAAATAAAGAGACTAAAAAATTGGTCTCCAAAACAAAAGACTATTCTTGAAAGAATAGAGAGTCTCTTAAGAAGTGATGGATATCTAACTAAGGAAGACTTTGAAGGTGGAATATTAAAAGAAACATATGGGGGATATTCAAAAGTTGATAAAAATTTAGAAGGTATGTTAGATGAAATTTTAAATGTAATTAGTAAGGAAATAATATTAAACTAG
- the hsdM gene encoding Type I restriction enzyme EcoKI M protein, translating to MTSNEVVQKLWNLCNVLRDDGITYHEYVTELTYILFLKMSSELENEEKIGIPLKYRWKELAKLEGIELKNNYQKCLLDLGQIDGKLGIIYRNAQTKIEEPANLKKIFNEINKIDWYSVDKEDLGDLYEGLLEKNASEKKSGAGQYFTPRVLIDSIVRIIKPELGERICDPAAGTFGFIIEADKYLRRKYDDYFGTKERPVTDEEREFQATEAFSACELVPDTHRLGIMNALLHGINGNFIQGDSLSETGKQLRNFDLILSNPPFGTKKGGERVTRDDLVHETSNKQLNFLQIIYRSLKTTGKARAAVIIPDNVLFEGGVGKDIRMDLLNKCNLHTVLRLPTGIFYAQGVKTNVLFFERGRTDVNNTKETWYYDLRTNMPNFGKNTPLTSSHFEEFEETFDSVEEKEKLERWNLITLEEVIKKDYSLDLGLIRDDSMIDSDDLPDPVESAQESIDKLEEAIDLLKSVIKELNLCEVANNG from the coding sequence ATGACAAGTAATGAAGTAGTGCAAAAGTTATGGAATTTATGTAATGTTTTGAGAGATGATGGGATTACATATCATGAATATGTGACTGAATTAACATATATACTGTTTTTAAAAATGTCTTCAGAATTAGAAAATGAAGAAAAAATAGGAATTCCTTTGAAATATAGGTGGAAGGAATTAGCAAAGTTAGAAGGAATAGAATTAAAAAATAATTATCAAAAATGTTTGTTAGATTTGGGGCAAATTGATGGTAAACTTGGAATTATATATAGAAATGCTCAAACTAAAATTGAGGAACCAGCAAATTTAAAAAAGATTTTTAATGAAATTAATAAAATTGATTGGTATTCTGTTGATAAAGAAGATTTAGGGGATTTATATGAAGGACTTTTAGAAAAAAATGCTTCTGAAAAAAAATCAGGAGCAGGACAATATTTTACTCCTAGAGTTCTTATTGATTCAATTGTGAGAATCATAAAACCAGAGTTGGGGGAAAGAATATGTGACCCAGCAGCAGGAACATTTGGGTTTATAATAGAAGCAGATAAATATTTGAGAAGAAAATATGATGACTATTTTGGTACTAAAGAAAGACCAGTAACAGATGAAGAAAGAGAATTTCAAGCAACAGAAGCTTTTTCTGCTTGTGAACTTGTGCCAGATACACATAGATTAGGAATAATGAATGCATTGCTTCATGGAATAAATGGAAATTTTATTCAAGGAGATTCTTTGTCAGAAACAGGGAAACAGCTTAGAAATTTTGATCTTATCCTTTCAAATCCACCATTTGGAACTAAAAAAGGTGGAGAAAGGGTAACAAGAGATGATTTGGTTCATGAAACTTCAAATAAACAATTAAACTTTTTACAGATCATCTATAGATCTCTGAAAACAACAGGAAAAGCTAGAGCAGCTGTAATTATTCCTGATAATGTATTGTTTGAAGGCGGAGTAGGTAAAGATATAAGAATGGATTTATTAAATAAGTGTAATCTTCATACTGTATTAAGATTACCAACTGGAATATTTTATGCTCAAGGTGTAAAAACAAATGTATTATTTTTTGAAAGAGGGAGAACTGATGTAAATAATACAAAAGAAACCTGGTACTATGATTTAAGAACTAACATGCCAAATTTTGGAAAGAATACTCCTCTTACAAGCAGTCATTTTGAAGAATTTGAAGAAACATTTGATTCAGTAGAAGAGAAAGAAAAATTAGAGAGATGGAATTTAATAACTCTTGAAGAGGTTATAAAAAAAGATTATTCATTGGATTTAGGTCTAATAAGAGATGACTCAATGATTGATTCTGATGATTTGCCTGATCCTGTTGAAAGTGCTCAAGAATCTATAGACAAATTGGAAGAAGCAATAGATTTGCTTAAAAGTGTAATAAAAGAGTTAAATCTTTGCGAGGTGGCAAACAATGGCTAA